One Mycobacteroides abscessus ATCC 19977 genomic window carries:
- a CDS encoding SDR family NAD(P)-dependent oxidoreductase produces MSTYPDRPVAGSRIVITGATNGIGKEIARALVRRGALLTLLARDPAKASATVRELAAENGAITAPEYIQADLADLDSVRAAAHEIATTHPRIDTLVNNAGIHSLSGRTSADGFDLMTATNHLGPFLLTNLLLEPIVAAERARIVITASEAHRSWPRIDLERFAEARRYNAIRSEIRYGQSKLMNILFTQELSRRLDGTGVTANCFCPGMVSTGLVRDSRVLTAVAGLASRTPFVRRPDQGARMGLRLVLDEDLATTTGQFFTSTPGLGQLPAVRIRSDQKAQEELWRRSGELVSL; encoded by the coding sequence ATGAGTACATATCCAGATCGCCCCGTCGCCGGGTCACGAATAGTCATCACCGGCGCAACCAATGGGATCGGCAAAGAGATCGCCCGTGCACTGGTTCGGCGTGGCGCCCTGCTGACCCTGCTGGCCCGCGACCCAGCCAAGGCCAGCGCAACGGTCCGTGAACTCGCGGCGGAGAACGGGGCGATCACCGCACCCGAATACATTCAGGCCGACCTCGCCGACCTGGACTCAGTACGGGCCGCAGCGCACGAAATCGCCACGACACACCCCCGGATCGACACGCTGGTGAACAACGCCGGTATCCACTCCCTCTCGGGCAGGACCAGCGCGGACGGCTTCGACCTGATGACAGCGACCAACCACCTCGGGCCTTTTCTGCTGACCAACCTTCTGCTTGAACCGATCGTCGCCGCGGAACGCGCCCGTATCGTCATCACAGCCTCCGAGGCCCACCGTTCATGGCCCCGCATAGACCTGGAGCGATTCGCGGAAGCACGCCGCTACAACGCGATCCGCTCAGAAATTCGGTACGGACAGTCGAAGCTGATGAACATCCTTTTTACCCAGGAACTTTCGCGACGCCTCGACGGTACCGGGGTGACGGCCAACTGCTTCTGCCCAGGCATGGTGTCGACCGGACTCGTCCGGGACAGCCGTGTCCTGACTGCGGTCGCGGGCTTGGCCTCGCGCACACCGTTTGTTCGCCGACCGGATCAGGGAGCCAGGATGGGCCTCCGGTTGGTGCTCGACGAGGACCTCGCCACCACTACCGGGCAGTTCTTCACCTCTACCCCCGGCCTGGGTCAGCTCCCGGCCGTGCGGATCCGCTCCGACCAGAAAGCACAAGAAGAGTTGTGGCGACGATCCGGGGAGTTGGTGAGTCTGTAA
- a CDS encoding pyrimidine dimer DNA glycosylase/endonuclease V — MRLWSLHPGNLDARGLVACWRETLLAQKVLQGRTRGYRNHPQLERFKSLDRPLAGIGAYLVGLVDEADRRGYRFNRALIDIPATVSEPLIDVHRGQLAYERWLLDTKLAQRDPDLLATSNPRRLRPHPIFRPVRGNIEDWEKVLPTYQA, encoded by the coding sequence ATGCGACTGTGGTCCCTCCATCCTGGGAATCTCGACGCCAGGGGGCTGGTCGCATGCTGGCGCGAAACCTTGTTGGCCCAAAAGGTGTTGCAGGGGCGTACGCGCGGCTACCGTAACCATCCGCAGCTGGAGCGGTTCAAGTCGTTGGATAGGCCGCTCGCCGGGATCGGTGCATACCTGGTTGGTCTTGTCGATGAGGCCGACCGGCGCGGCTATCGATTCAACCGCGCGCTGATCGACATACCTGCCACCGTCTCCGAACCTTTGATCGATGTTCATCGCGGGCAACTGGCCTACGAACGATGGCTGCTGGACACCAAACTGGCACAACGCGATCCGGACCTACTTGCCACTAGCAATCCCCGCCGACTGCGCCCGCATCCCATCTTTCGGCCGGTTCGCGGCAACATCGAAGACTGGGAAAAGGTGCTGCCCACTTATCAGGCGTGA
- a CDS encoding SDR family NAD(P)-dependent oxidoreductase: MFGTDVRFDGRVAIVTGAGGGLGREYALLLASRGAKVVVNDIGSSDELLGGGSSDAPANSVVAEIQALGGDAIADTNTVATGAGGRAIVGTALSAWGRVDIVINNAGIVGPIKTFAELTDEDVDTVFGVQLLGPFNVLRPAWKAMVDQGYGRILNISSGSIFGQGEACTYPTAKAGMVGMTTNLGLAGPAYGIKVNALLPVGFTRMVENMPEPALSWLRDTFPAALVAPVAAYLVSEDVPCSGLSFSAGGGRFARVFLGEARGVTSSQLTIEEVRDRFEAAMEIEGAATMANVGDELRLYAAALTGR; the protein is encoded by the coding sequence GTGTTTGGAACTGACGTCCGGTTCGACGGAAGAGTGGCCATTGTCACCGGAGCGGGCGGTGGGCTCGGCCGCGAGTACGCTCTGCTGTTGGCAAGCCGTGGCGCCAAAGTGGTGGTCAACGACATCGGATCGTCCGACGAGCTGCTGGGCGGTGGTAGCTCCGATGCACCCGCAAACTCGGTGGTTGCCGAGATTCAGGCCCTCGGCGGCGACGCCATCGCAGACACGAACACCGTCGCTACCGGGGCAGGTGGACGCGCCATCGTCGGCACCGCGCTGTCGGCCTGGGGGAGAGTCGACATCGTCATCAACAATGCGGGAATCGTGGGGCCGATCAAGACTTTCGCCGAACTCACCGACGAGGACGTGGACACCGTGTTCGGAGTTCAGTTACTCGGGCCGTTCAACGTGCTGCGCCCGGCGTGGAAGGCCATGGTCGATCAGGGCTACGGACGGATCCTGAACATCTCATCCGGGAGCATATTCGGGCAGGGGGAGGCCTGCACCTATCCAACCGCGAAGGCCGGAATGGTCGGCATGACCACCAATTTGGGGCTGGCCGGCCCGGCATATGGCATCAAGGTGAATGCGCTACTGCCGGTGGGGTTCACCCGGATGGTGGAGAACATGCCGGAGCCGGCGCTGAGCTGGCTCCGCGACACCTTCCCGGCCGCGTTGGTGGCGCCCGTTGCCGCATACCTGGTATCCGAAGATGTGCCGTGCTCGGGTCTCAGTTTCAGCGCCGGCGGTGGACGATTCGCGCGAGTCTTCCTCGGTGAGGCACGGGGAGTGACTTCCTCGCAGCTCACCATCGAGGAGGTTCGTGACAGGTTCGAGGCGGCGATGGAAATCGAAGGCGCCGCCACCATGGCCAATGTTGGCGACGAGCTCAGGCTCTACGCGGCGGCGCTGACCGGCCGGTGA
- a CDS encoding SIR2 family NAD-dependent protein deacylase: MTEVPDELIAAASKARSVTVLTGAGMSAESGLPTFRDAQTGLWSKYDPMTLATPESWQEDPGLVWAWYQNRRIQLLAVQPNDGHRALAQWGSHRDIRIVTQNVDDLHERAGSSNVTHVHGSLLKSHCDTCRSDFEATVSAPEAERVAPPECGCGGKVRPSIVWFGEMLPEVEFGHAVAHSQNCDLMLLIGTSGIVYPAAGLPQLALSRGATVVEINPQETDLSDRADLVWRSTAATALPALLQALAPF; this comes from the coding sequence ATGACCGAGGTTCCCGACGAGCTGATCGCCGCCGCGTCGAAGGCACGTTCCGTCACCGTGCTTACTGGCGCCGGCATGTCCGCCGAGAGCGGGTTGCCCACGTTCCGCGATGCGCAGACGGGGCTGTGGTCGAAGTATGACCCGATGACCCTTGCCACCCCGGAATCATGGCAAGAGGACCCGGGGCTGGTGTGGGCGTGGTATCAGAATCGGCGCATCCAGCTGCTGGCGGTACAACCCAACGACGGGCATCGGGCGTTGGCGCAGTGGGGATCTCATCGCGACATTCGGATCGTCACCCAGAACGTCGATGATCTTCACGAACGTGCCGGCAGTTCGAATGTCACGCACGTTCACGGCAGCCTGCTCAAATCGCACTGCGACACCTGCCGCAGTGATTTCGAGGCAACGGTTTCCGCCCCCGAAGCGGAGCGCGTGGCCCCGCCGGAGTGCGGTTGCGGGGGAAAGGTCCGCCCGAGCATCGTGTGGTTCGGGGAGATGCTTCCCGAGGTCGAGTTCGGTCATGCGGTAGCGCATTCGCAGAATTGCGATCTGATGTTGCTCATCGGCACCTCCGGGATCGTGTATCCGGCGGCAGGGCTCCCGCAATTGGCTCTGAGTCGTGGCGCGACCGTGGTCGAGATCAACCCGCAGGAGACCGACCTGTCCGATCGCGCGGACCTGGTTTGGAGATCCACTGCGGCCACGGCACTGCCTGCGCTCCTCCAGGCGCTGGCACCGTTCTGA
- a CDS encoding STAS/SEC14 domain-containing protein produces the protein MIEVLPDAPEGVVGFRVSGRLTGNELREFTSTIKEALNGDELRIVEVIASDYEGFGPGGLAEDLKLGLGMLFQHHSAFKKIAVVTDKEWVAHTLHALAWMVPGEISLFGLDELDRAKVWAAS, from the coding sequence ATGATCGAAGTACTGCCCGATGCGCCAGAGGGCGTGGTCGGATTCCGGGTGTCCGGCAGGTTGACCGGCAACGAGCTACGCGAGTTCACATCGACCATAAAAGAGGCACTAAACGGCGATGAGCTGCGGATCGTTGAGGTCATCGCAAGCGACTACGAGGGCTTTGGGCCCGGCGGGCTCGCCGAAGACTTGAAGCTGGGCTTGGGGATGCTCTTCCAGCATCATTCAGCCTTCAAGAAGATCGCGGTGGTGACGGACAAGGAGTGGGTGGCGCATACCCTGCATGCGCTCGCATGGATGGTGCCCGGCGAGATTTCGTTGTTCGGCCTTGACGAACTGGACCGGGCGAAAGTATGGGCCGCTAGCTAA